GCCATTGCTAGTCCGGCGCCGTTCACCATACATCCAACATTTCCATCAAGCTTGATGTAGTTGAGATTGTATTTTGAAGCTTCGATTTCGAGCGGCTCTTCTTCATTGAAGTCTCGCATTTCGAGAAGTTCGGGATGTCTGAAAATTGCATTATCATCGAAGTTCATTTTGGCATCTAAAGCTAAAACTTTTCCGTCGGTGGTAATGACGAGGGGATTAATTTCAGCGAGCGATGCGTCAGTATCTTCGTAAGCTTTATAAAGGGCGAGCAAAAATTTTACACTGTTTTTAAAAGCGTCGCCTTCTAATTTAAGTGCAAATGCTAATTTACGGGCTTGAAATTCGCCGAAGCCGATTGTCGGGTCAACCCACTCTTTAAAAATAAGTCCGGGAGTTTCTTCAGCAACTTTCTCGATTTCAACGCCCCCTTCGGTTGAAGCCATCACGACGTTTTGCGAGCGAGCACGATCGAGCGTAACGCCAACATATAATTCCCTTGCGATACTTATCCCTTGTTCAATCAATAGCTGTTTAACTAATCTACCTTCAGCACTTGTTTGATGTGTAACGAGCTGCATACCTAATATTTGAGATGCGAGGGCGCGAACTTCTTCGATACTCTTTGCTACTTTAACTCCTCCACCTTTACCCCGTCCGCCTGCATGTATCTGTGCTTTCACAACCCAAACATTGCCTCCGATGCTTTCTGCAACTTTAACGGCTTCATCAACTGTAAATGCCACACCACCTTTGGGAGTTGGAACATTAAATTTTTTTAATATATCTTTACCTTGATATTCATGAATTTTCATAGATTTCCTTTTAAAAATAATTAAACGGTTGAAATATAAATTAATTGATGTTGAATTGCAATTGAATTAATAAGAATAGGCAAGCAAACATCCCCCAAAAAAGCCCCAAGTAAAATTGCTCGGGGCTTTTCAACAACTTATTGCTTACTAAATATTACAATGCTTACCTCATCAGAATCATTTTCTTAACTTCGTGGAATTTACCAGCTTGAATCCTGTAAATGTAAACACCACTCGTTAGATTAGTTGCATCAAAATGAACCGACTTATAACCAGCTTTCTGGAATTCATCGATGAGTGTTGCAAACTCTCTTCCTAAAATATCGTACA
The Bacteroidota bacterium DNA segment above includes these coding regions:
- the sucC gene encoding ADP-forming succinate--CoA ligase subunit beta, producing MKIHEYQGKDILKKFNVPTPKGGVAFTVDEAVKVAESIGGNVWVVKAQIHAGGRGKGGGVKVAKSIEEVRALASQILGMQLVTHQTSAEGRLVKQLLIEQGISIARELYVGVTLDRARSQNVVMASTEGGVEIEKVAEETPGLIFKEWVDPTIGFGEFQARKLAFALKLEGDAFKNSVKFLLALYKAYEDTDASLAEINPLVITTDGKVLALDAKMNFDDNAIFRHPELLEMRDFNEEEPLEIEASKYNLNYIKLDGNVGCMVNGAGLAMATMDIIKLAGGEPANFLDVGGGANAETVENGFKIILADKNVKAVLINIFGGIVRCDRVATGVVEAAKKVKVAVPIVIRLAGTNAEEAAIILQNSGLNFSVAQSLREAAEKVTKAISS